TCAAACTTTTCttcttccaaatcaattaaGCCTTAGGAGAAAGAATCTCTGAAACAGAAGTATAGGTTCCATAAACAGCAACAACAAATCCAAAAACCATAATTGCCCCATCTGAAACCAAGCATTTCCAACCCAACTCTTCCTTAAAAACCATACAATGAAACAAAGCAGGCAACACAAAACCAAGAACAACACAAACACTACTTCCAACAAGTGACAAAAAATCAGCAAAATTTGGCACCAAAACTGCCACCAAACTCACCACCAAAACCAACAACCACCTCACCCATAAACAATACCTAGAATCACAAAACCTTCTCTCAAAAACCTCATAAACAGGATTCATCATCAAAGGAAAtgtaataaacaaattaatacatAGCCCTAATTGAACCATAACACCTATCACACCTTGACCtaaattattagtaataatatcCTTAGTTTCTTCACCAAAAGCAAAATAACCTAAAACACCAAATGCACCAAATAATATAGAAATCATACCCATCCCTAACCCTAAAACCCTTCCAAATTTCTCCTTATCTTTAGTCTCACTTTCCAAAGGCAAAACCATTCCAATCCCTTCAAAAGCATAAACAGCTACACCAATACCATagaaaaaaacaccaaaacccTTAAAAGCTTCCAAATTTGGTCTATTTTgcatgaaaacaaaaacatcttCAACCATAACAACACTCTTAGCAGAAATATCAACAACATCAGCAAAAATACTCAAAGGGGCTAAATGGGTCAAAGTTTTGATCGAATTCAACCCTAATTGAAATGGAAAACAACCCCAAAGATACAAACTTTTCGCCGTTAAACCGATGAAAATAGTGTCTGTTTCATCACCGGCGGTGAGAAATGATAAagttgaagaaatgaaaataagGTAACTGACACAAAACCCAGCTTGTGAAAGCACAATCATGGAGTCAACGGAAAAACGACCTAATGGGCCACAAATGGTGAAACCCAAATCGCcgaaagatttgattttggaGAAACCGGTGATGGATTCGAGTTTCCGGCGAGTGTTGACGAGGAGGAGCATGCAGTGGTAGGTGAGGTAAGCGATGGTAAATAGGTTGATGAGACCGGTGAGGTAGCCGGTGCGTTTGAAGGAGTAAGGGAGACCGAGAACGCCGGCGCCGACGATGGCGATGAAGATGTTGGCGCAGGTTTTGAATTGGGAAGAGAGGGGGGGTGAGTTAGTAAGAAGGGGGGTGTCTTCGCGTGGGTAGGGTGGGAGTGAGTAGGATGATGAACCTGCTTCTTTGAACACCATGGTTGTTTTGTTGAATttggaaaatgaaaattgattattgtttggattgaggaatgaggtgagttttttttgtgaagaaaatcGATTTTGAAGTTAAGCTGTTCTGAAAAGTTTGAGCTGCGGGAAGAAGTGAATTTAGAGATAAGTTCTCAACTAGTTGGAATAAATATATGTGATCAGTTCTCCGGCGTCTCAAAAAAATGATTGGATTTGGAGTAAGATGAGTATTTTGAGTACACACttaaaaaatgtcaaagttAAAAGAGAGATGCTCTTTACATATATGATAGGGTTGAAAAATACATGTAAAAGATGAAAATGCTctccttcgacagttaactacatacgaaaaaaaaaaaaaaaactcagcactTTACTACCAAGGaactcatcaattttttatttctttttcattttgtttaattGGTATGGGCATGGGATAGacttatatttgattttgatgtatGAAAATTGTGACAGATCCATCACTTTGCAAATGTCACTTTGCTAATAAAAATGCTCAGTTGCATAGGCTTAGTGGCATCTACAAGAAATTGATGAGGCTTAGTGTCACTttgctaataaaaaaaattgatgagttcCTCGGCAGTAAAGTGTCgaggtttgtttttttttttttttttttttcttttcgtcGGCTGTTAACTGTCGAAGGAACTTCGATAGTTAACTGTCGCAGGGGCAAAAACATCATTTATTCGTGTGACACAACTTTatgtaatgtgggaacaacaattctcaagtTAAAACTATATCAGATTTCTTTTTAacttaaagttttttatttttatttttataatcacttttttaaaaGGGGTTGTTAAGAattaggacacttgttaagaattcaaaaaatagaaataattgataacTTTTATGTATAAAactttttgatgttttaatgtgtaaaatgcacaaatttcaagacaaaatttctattttaaacctCTTATCAAGTGCCttaagagcatccacaatggaaaCCCTCAATTTGAAGGTCTTAAACGAGTCTCATCTGTACacatcacttttttattattttttaataacaatactTAATAGGTACTCATTCACTCCACTAGAGACCTTCTGGCAAAAAGTCTAAATATGTCCTACAACTAACTCTTCCTCGTTTACATTCCACcactaacatattattttaataaaaaaaagtgtgtggGAGATCACTAAAAGATGGAGTCTTAAGTTAGACCTTGAGTCTTAGAAGATCCCCAAATTTTCCTCCCACAATGggagtacctattaggtactaggtcttaaatggtgaagacctcaccattgtggatgctctaaggGCATTTGTTAacgttttcattttaaaaagtgtcgggtgaaaatgaaaagatgTTAGGATTAGGAAGACGTATTATGTAATGGAAATTTAAGGAGTGTTATGATAAGATCAAATGtattatgttattttgataAGATAAAATGTATTATCCTagaaataataatagatatatttaAAAAGTCGTGTTTGATAAATAATTGATAGATTTATGGAAATTATTTGTGATAGCGGGTATATGGatagttattttaattttgtatttatatgAGAACTTTTTATTCCCATCCACTTTCTTTGAGAATAAAATCATGGGTAAATGgaagttattatttttcaaagaaatttttatttttaggaattaattttttatcttagtAACAaacaaaggatttttttttttttttttgacaattaaaCAAACAAAGGAATTTATAATTGCTACCTCCACGTTTCtgggaataattttttaaaccagGAAACAAACACAATGTTGTCTAGGtttagagagataaaaaaaaaatcgtaaagACTATTTTTAGACCAtttgttaaagaaataaaaataaaaatattaaagactatttttaaaacacttgttaaagaaattaaaacagatatattttcttgaaaaacaGGTGTGTAAACatatattcaaattttttaatgttaaaagttgtttacttttttttttctttcttaacaaGCAAGACCCAAAGATAAgcaatttgtttgaaaatttaaattaagcTAAAGATCCTAATGcaattttgcttaaaaaacacaacttccaaaaataaatttgagatTCTATAAGCTATTTGTTACGAAG
Above is a genomic segment from Medicago truncatula cultivar Jemalong A17 chromosome 5, MtrunA17r5.0-ANR, whole genome shotgun sequence containing:
- the LOC11416523 gene encoding amino acid transporter AVT3C, translated to MVFKEAGSSSYSLPPYPREDTPLLTNSPPLSSQFKTCANIFIAIVGAGVLGLPYSFKRTGYLTGLINLFTIAYLTYHCMLLLVNTRRKLESITGFSKIKSFGDLGFTICGPLGRFSVDSMIVLSQAGFCVSYLIFISSTLSFLTAGDETDTIFIGLTAKSLYLWGCFPFQLGLNSIKTLTHLAPLSIFADVVDISAKSVVMVEDVFVFMQNRPNLEAFKGFGVFFYGIGVAVYAFEGIGMVLPLESETKDKEKFGRVLGLGMGMISILFGAFGVLGYFAFGEETKDIITNNLGQGVIGVMVQLGLCINLFITFPLMMNPVYEVFERRFCDSRYCLWVRWLLVLVVSLVAVLVPNFADFLSLVGSSVCVVLGFVLPALFHCMVFKEELGWKCLVSDGAIMVFGFVVAVYGTYTSVSEILSPKA